AAAGGCGTTCGAAGAGAAAGAGGCGTACGGGGAAAGAGGTAGAACAAATCATTATTAAAACAGTCCAAGCTTAGTTTATCCACCGTACAATATGCAATATACACGGGTAATGATTTCGCTAGTAATGTTTTAAACGTTATCACAACACACGCCTAGCAGGCAAGATCAGGAAACACCAATTCGTTCAGTATCCGGTGCTAAATTATCGTAAATGTGGGTGTTTCTGGTAGCAAAGCTAACCCCTTTTTCTTTGAAAAAGAATTGTAACAAACACAGTGGTTCAGGTTAATCATATATTTTCGTTTACATTTTAACGCTGTGCATATCGTTTGTCGAAATCTTTGTTAATCAAATACATATATTTACTGGATTTTAATCTACTAATGAGAAACAAATGGaagggttttctttttctttcttttcgctgTTGGCACTTCGGCACCCCGTAACCTGCACATTGTTACCGTTTTATCTGTCCCACTATCCAATCGACAAAGGTGGCCACCCGCGTATACACACCGGGCAGTTCGGCCCGCGCACAACCGACCCCGTACGACACGATGCCGATTTGGAAGTAGTGAAACTTCTTGCTGACAAGATACGGCAACATCAGTGGACCGCCACTGTCGCCCTGGCAGGAGTCCTTGCCACCCTCCAGAAACCCGGCACACAGCACTGCGTCGTCGAACTGCTTGGTGGAGTACAGTTTGCGTATCTTTTTGTACAGCTGGCTGCATTCTTCATTTTCCAGTATGGGAATCTGTAGCTCCTGCAGTACCTTCGCCTCGAAGCCCGTCTCCTTGGTGCGACCCCAACCGGCTATGAATGGGTTGTAGCCGGTGAAGTCGGCACTGCGCACCGGTTCGTTCGTGGGCAGACAAATCGGTTTGATACGGGCTTAAGCGGGAGTGGAAATTATTGTCGGAAGCAGCGTTCAAAGAAGGGAACCTTTATGTAGCACTTACCATTGAACTCCACCGTTTCGGTTAAGAATAGTATTGCAACATCCGAATGACCATCAAACGTATCGTACGATGGATGGGAAACGTACTGAAATGGGAAAGAAATAGCAGCAAAACAAGTATTTAATTACGCTCTTTATAAAATTGATCGCCATCGATCGCACCTTGTACACCGGTACATCAACGTGCGCCGACTCGGTTTGATTGTCCATATCGTGCTCTCCCAATCGTACAACGGATCTGCAAGTAAGAACAATCATGTAAAGTCCTTTCACGTCGGAATAGAAACTAACGCATCCATACTTACAACGAAGACAGTATGCAATGAGCCGCCGTAAGCACGTGACGATCCGTGATAAGTGAGCCTCCGCAACGGAAGTCAACGTCCCCGAACGCTTCCTCGTAACCGACCAAAGCCATCCACGGCCAGCCATTCAAGGCAGCCGGCACGCCACCGACAACTCGATTGTGCTCGACGTCGCTTACACCGCATCCGTCCGCTGGTGTTGGCAGAACGGTCGGTTTCGCAAAAATCGGGGGATCATTCGCAAGACGCTTTTGTTGCAGTACGATCGGTGTGGTGGAACGAATTTTCGTAGAGCGTCCCGTAGTGGTGGTGATTGGTAAGGGCTAGGGGCAGACAAAGCAATCATCAGATCTTTATtacaattttgaaaaaagGCTCCTTAATTCTTACCGTAGTGGTTGTACTGCTGGTGGTAGGTTTGGTTGTCGTCTCTGCCGCACAGGGTCCTGTGCTACCATCGGGCCTAACACACTCCAACCCTACGCTGGGTCGTGCCGTAGTTGGAAAAGTGGATATGATGGGACGCTCGAACGTTTTTACCGTAGTAGTTCGGGCCGTTGGTGTGGCCGTCGTTCTCCTCGGTGGTGCTGGAGCGCTCGTTTGACCTGCGCTAGATACAGCATGCGAACAACAAACACTTCCAATTCCGAGGAAATTCTGGCATCCTCGTGGAGCCGCCCCGAACAGGCTGAACGGATTAATGTTGAGCTGAAAAGCGGTCGGGCAGGAGGTAATGCTCATGCACACACCTCTCACTCCCGAGGAAGTGTAGCACGGCTGACCATCTGCAAAAAGGGGGGGTAATTTGAAGATTAATCACTGGAAATGGTGTGTTGTGGGGTGTGTTCTGGGGATCAATCACCTTGAGCTGTCGCTATGTGTACGATCAACAGTAATGGGATAGGACAAGATTTTACGAACCACATAGTTTTGGTGTAAGAATTTGGAGATGTAAGTTGCAGAGTGGCGGTCTCGCTTAAATCTTTACAACGACTGGAACGACCGGCGTGATCGAATCGGTGGTGTGTCCGGTACCCCAACGAAGGATAGACTGCACATACATTAACATCGCTCTATCGAGAAGACGTTCAAACTCAGGTTCTGGGAAGCTGTAAGACCAGTTTTTATTCAAGATGCTTCAAATTATAGGTGTTTCCCCTTTGCCGGAGGGTTCATTacctttgcttttttgtttgcaaacacCGATAAGTATCATCACGGAATGCTCAATCGTGAATGAGCTGAATGCTTACCGGTAGTTGgctgtttgctttgctttcttgAACTTCTTAAACCGAACAATGAACGTGAGGCGTGGGTTCTACAATTTAGgcatttttaacatttttgacTGTACAGTAACTTTGCTGGAATGTATAACTTTGAAAATTACCTTTGTTGCTGGATTGTTCTCAGATTACGCTATTTAGTCTTTCATGTGTAACATTTAGAATTTCTTTCGACTTTGAGAATTTAAAATATCACATTGTTTGCTCATTAAATGTTATATTCTCTTGTTAATCGATCCCTTCCCGTACCATAGTGATATGTTCCCTGAGCGAAGTTTCCGcgtattgcatacctttaggcggaTTGATGGAAACGCTTCCCCTGCTTCAGAAGCATTCGCTCTCCATCTCTTTTCCACTGCCACCGACCAGAAAGAGATGGATCGCTTCAACGCACATGCgagaaaacataaacatttgCAGCTTTTCTGCGGACCAGCAAACAATCGGAAAAGCTTTCCTCCTTGCTAGAAGATTAAAAAACGCGGAAGTGATGTTGAGTTAAAAGCGGATTTTCCAAACAACCAGAAGTGCAGAAGCAGCGTCGAGATTGGTCAACGATGGATTTGATTTTAGTTAGTGTAACAACAGAACCAACAAGCAGGAAACTTGTTTTCTGTTCGACAAACGACGTGTAACTTGCAGCTGGCTGCTACTTTCACATTTTAACTGCtctcgttgtgtgtgtgtgcgtgcctgGGGGTGGCGCAAAGGGGCGCGCGCGTATAGAGCAGAGCgagaagagcaaaacaaaaaacgcaaaacaaaagtaaaagTTTTATCTCATCGTTTCGCGTTGGAAATTGCGGTGCGTTGTACTTTCGCTGCGGAAATCCGATGGCCAAACCCGCAAAGTTCTTGCGCAATGTTCCACGCCTGTCCACGCTGTTCCCGCTGGTGCTGTACGTGCTGTTCATACTCTGCATACTAGTGTTGGCATTTTCCTCCCGCAGCCACAGCGATGGAAAGGGTCAGAAGACGGAACAAGCCGGAAGTGGTGCATCGAGCAACGAGAGCCCGAATGGGCCCGCCCCGCTCGTTTACCGGAAGCTGGAGGAAAGTGTGGTAAAGGAGCTGGCGGAAGCGTTCGCAAAGTAAGAAAGACGACGGGTTTGGATATGTTAAATCGAGCAACAAATTTACGACAATCTATCATTTTCCATTGCAGGGCCGACACAAATGGCGACAAGCATCTGACCGTGCAGGAGTTGGCAAAGTTCATTAACTTTAAGATACGCGAACACATCGACGAAGCGATCCGCACCAATCCGATCATGTTCGTCGAGATCGACCACAAACCGCGGGACGGTCTGGTGAGCTGGGACGAGTACCAGGGCTACTGGTTGCGCGGGCAGGGCATCCAGGGGGACAGCCACATGAAGAAGAGCGCATTCGACAAGCTGGACCGGAAGGTGAAGGAATCGATCGCACGTGACAAAGCGCACTGGATGGAGGCGGCCCGGACCGATCCGCTCAGCCTGACGCTGGACgagtttctttcctttcgccATCCGGAATCGAGCACCGTCAACTTGCTCAATCTCGTCGACGACATACTGCGACAGTTTGACGTGGACGGCGATGACCATCTGACGGTGGAGGAGTTTTCCGACGTGCAAACGACCGATCTGGGCGAGGGCAAAAAGTTTATCCTTTCGCAGAACGTGCGCGAGCGGAAGGAAGAGTTCACGAAGGTGATCGACAAAAATCGGGACGGGAAGGCGGATCGGGGTGAGCTGCTGTCGTACGTTGATCCGCGGCATCCGCGCTATGCAATACAGGAAGCATCGACACTGTTTACGCTGGCCGATGCAAACAAGGATAAGAAGCTGCTGATGCATGAGGTAAGGATCGGGGAGGCACAATCTTCACAACTTGTGTTGCTACCTGTTGTGGTTTGGATAGTTCAGTGCGTTTCTATGTTTGCTATTTTACAGATGCTGGCCAAATCGGCAATATTCATATCGTCGAAAATGGTGCACACTGCGGAAAGTTTTCATGATGAGTTTTAAGTAGTGTACCGAAAAGTGCGTGCAGTCAACGTTCCTTGCTTCGGAAGTGATCGACATATCTGTGAAataaatgtgttgtgtttgttttatttaaattgtgTTTTAAACGATTGCTACTTTTAAGAATGCCTTGTCTTTAAATTGCAAATtaatttacaacaaaaaaaacgttcaaattaaaaaaaattaacattcCTACCCCTTATTCGCTCCATGGAATCCTTTCGcccggcaaaacaaaaaaattgctGTCAAAGTCAGCTGATGACAGATTGTTGATGTTTACATGGACCGGCAGAATGGTGCTGGTGTGGTCCAAAATctcttaaaaattaaataaacatccTCATCCGGTGATAGCATCGTGCCTGTACTTAACTAATGTTACTATCGCCATGCGATGGCATCGAAGCAGCTTGTACTGGATCACTTAAAGTCGTTCATCGAAGAGTCTGAAAGCAGAATAAACAGGATTTTGCAAAGCGTTGGATGGAGCAAAGAAAGCTTGCTGAATTCGGTAAGATCATTTGAACGGCATGCGGAATTGCAGTTTATTATTGCTCATAATCTTCCATTTTCAGAATGTCACCAAAACCACCGATGAACACAGCCAggataaaaatcaatcaaacaataCCGACACATTACCGGCTTCTTTCCAACCCTCCGATAGTCGTTCATCGATTCGTTTGGGTAAAGTAGTTAAACTGCTCACCAGCTAGAATAGTCGTAAAAGCTACTTATTGTTCTATTTTTAGATAACATTAAACAAGCAGAAGCCATATTAGAGGAAGTGTACCGTAACCCGTCGTTTGAGTTGGGCGTCCCATTTGAAAACCTGGTCGATCGTGACCCTCCATCGAGCATTGCAGATTTGCATGTAAACTTTACACGCGAAGAACGGTTGTCAATTTGCCAGCATGTGCTTGCAAACACTACCAAACCACCGGACGTGCCAGAAATCAAAATAAGGTACGAAAGggaaaaaagtgtgtaaaatTGTGGTTAAAAATCGATCCTTCCGTCGTTCGTTTTTAGGTTCAAGCAAGATACACACTCTGAAGAAAAGCCTACTTCGCTGCCCGAAATAGCTGCCATCGTGCGAGATGCACGGAGACGCAACCCAAAACACAGAGTGTCCCGCAATCCTTTGACCTACAGTGAGGAACTGAGACACGTCATTCAAGTGCAGACGGACGCTTTGGCACACCATTTTCGTCAGACTTCCCGCACTGCTGTAGTGGACGCTAGAGAAGGCAGACGAAGGGAATCGAAACATGTTCGTAAGTCGCGTTCCAAATCTCCCCTACTAGATCGTAACGATAGAAGCAGAAAGAACGAAACGAACTACGTTCGAAGATCTCGCTCAAACTCTCCTGCACCAGGCCGTAGCTATAGGAAGCGAAATCGACACCGTAGCCGTTCCCGTGACCGTTCCAGATCAAACGAACGGAAACGCCATAAATCGGAAAAGAAACACAAGAAAAAGCGCGACCGATAACGTTCACCGTTTATTCGCTGTATTCACCAATGCAGAGACAGGCGTTGGTGCCACCAAAACCGAACGAGTTTTTCAACGCCACCCGCCGACGGTGCTTCCCCTCCCACGGTTCGGAGCTGTTCGCCACGTAATGCAGCCCGGCCATATCGTCCGTTACGTTGTGCAGATTGACGGTAGGCGGAAGCAGACCATGCCTGCAGGCCATCACGACGAACAGCGCTTCCAAGTTGCCGGCCGCACCGAGCAAATGTCCATGGGCGCCCTTCGTCGACGAAACCGCCAGCGACCGTGTGTGCTCCCCGAAAAGTGTCCTTATCGCACGGGCTTCTATCGCATCACCGATCGGGGTCGATGTGGCGTGCGCATTAACGTACCCAATGTCGGCAACCGTTACGCCACCATCGGCAAGGGCTCGCTGCATTGCCAACAGCGCTCCCGTCCCATCCTCCCGCGGTGCCGTCAGATGGGACGCATCGCCAGACAAACCGTACCCGAGTATCTCGCCGTAGATTGGTGCTCCTCGCCGCAGGGCATGCTGCAGCTCTTCCAGCACGAAAATGGCCGACCCCTCACCCATCACAAAGCCATCGCGACGCTCGTCGAACGGTCGGGACGATGCCGTCGGTTCGTCGTTGAACGCCGTGCTGAGCGCTCGCAGCCGACAG
This is a stretch of genomic DNA from Anopheles merus strain MAF chromosome 2R, AmerM5.1, whole genome shotgun sequence. It encodes these proteins:
- the LOC121588711 gene encoding venom protease-like isoform X2, producing MSITSCPTAFQLNINPFSLFGAAPRGCQNFLGIGSVCCSHAVSSAGQTSAPAPPRRTTATPTARTTTVKTFERPIISTFPTTARPSVGLECVRPDGSTGPCAAETTTKPTTSSTTTTPLPITTTTGRSTKIRSTTPIVLQQKRLANDPPIFAKPTVLPTPADGCGVSDVEHNRVVGGVPAALNGWPWMALVGYEEAFGDVDFRCGGSLITDRHVLTAAHCILSSLSVVRLGEHDMDNQTESAHVDVPVYKYVSHPSYDTFDGHSDVAILFLTETVEFNARIKPICLPTNEPVRSADFTGYNPFIAGWGRTKETGFEAKVLQELQIPILENEECSQLYKKIRKLYSTKQFDDAVLCAGFLEGGKDSCQGDSGGPLMLPYLVSKKFHYFQIGIVSYGVGCARAELPGVYTRVATFVDWIVGQIKR
- the LOC121588711 gene encoding venom serine protease Bi-VSP-like isoform X1, translating into MWFVKSCPIPLLLIVHIATAQDGQPCYTSSGVRGVCMSITSCPTAFQLNINPFSLFGAAPRGCQNFLGIGSVCCSHAVSSAGQTSAPAPPRRTTATPTARTTTVKTFERPIISTFPTTARPSVGLECVRPDGSTGPCAAETTTKPTTSSTTTTPLPITTTTGRSTKIRSTTPIVLQQKRLANDPPIFAKPTVLPTPADGCGVSDVEHNRVVGGVPAALNGWPWMALVGYEEAFGDVDFRCGGSLITDRHVLTAAHCILSSLSVVRLGEHDMDNQTESAHVDVPVYKYVSHPSYDTFDGHSDVAILFLTETVEFNARIKPICLPTNEPVRSADFTGYNPFIAGWGRTKETGFEAKVLQELQIPILENEECSQLYKKIRKLYSTKQFDDAVLCAGFLEGGKDSCQGDSGGPLMLPYLVSKKFHYFQIGIVSYGVGCARAELPGVYTRVATFVDWIVGQIKR
- the LOC121588182 gene encoding 45 kDa calcium-binding protein, giving the protein MAKPAKFLRNVPRLSTLFPLVLYVLFILCILVLAFSSRSHSDGKGQKTEQAGSGASSNESPNGPAPLVYRKLEESVVKELAEAFAKADTNGDKHLTVQELAKFINFKIREHIDEAIRTNPIMFVEIDHKPRDGLVSWDEYQGYWLRGQGIQGDSHMKKSAFDKLDRKVKESIARDKAHWMEAARTDPLSLTLDEFLSFRHPESSTVNLLNLVDDILRQFDVDGDDHLTVEEFSDVQTTDLGEGKKFILSQNVRERKEEFTKVIDKNRDGKADRGELLSYVDPRHPRYAIQEASTLFTLADANKDKKLLMHEMLAKSAIFISSKMVHTAESFHDEF
- the LOC121588184 gene encoding uncharacterized protein LOC121588184; the protein is MASKQLVLDHLKSFIEESESRINRILQSVGWSKESLLNSNVTKTTDEHSQDKNQSNNTDTLPASFQPSDSRSSIRLDNIKQAEAILEEVYRNPSFELGVPFENLVDRDPPSSIADLHVNFTREERLSICQHVLANTTKPPDVPEIKIRFKQDTHSEEKPTSLPEIAAIVRDARRRNPKHRVSRNPLTYSEELRHVIQVQTDALAHHFRQTSRTAVVDAREGRRRESKHVRKSRSKSPLLDRNDRSRKNETNYVRRSRSNSPAPGRSYRKRNRHRSRSRDRSRSNERKRHKSEKKHKKKRDR